A genome region from Baekduia alba includes the following:
- the ftsR gene encoding transcriptional regulator FtsR, whose protein sequence is MAAVEEERTAPTDERPGKAMTIGAVCKALGQEFPDISISKIRYLEDQKLLEPRRTPGGYRLYAQSDVARLRTILRMQRDEFLPLRVIRQELASGRMDGGEPTVPTPSADAAGGDAARTRRRPSVSVTGGGALYSLDDVVEDTRAEPSLIAELEEYGVIKGENRAGTKYYDETEREIIRAVTELARYGVGGRNLRAFRTSADREAALLQQILAPALRSRNVERRKEAVEALENLAAVTTHLKHLLLIRDLRKIVG, encoded by the coding sequence ATGGCCGCCGTGGAAGAGGAGCGCACCGCACCGACCGACGAGCGCCCCGGCAAGGCGATGACCATCGGCGCCGTGTGCAAGGCGCTGGGTCAGGAGTTCCCGGACATCTCGATCTCCAAGATCCGCTACTTGGAGGATCAGAAGCTGCTGGAGCCGCGGCGCACGCCGGGCGGCTACCGGCTGTACGCGCAGTCTGACGTCGCGCGCCTGCGCACGATCCTGCGCATGCAGCGTGACGAGTTCCTGCCGCTGCGCGTCATCAGGCAGGAGCTCGCCTCCGGCCGGATGGACGGCGGCGAGCCCACCGTGCCGACGCCGTCGGCGGACGCCGCGGGCGGCGACGCCGCGCGCACGCGCAGGCGGCCGAGCGTCTCGGTCACAGGCGGCGGCGCCCTGTACTCGCTCGACGACGTCGTGGAGGACACGCGCGCCGAGCCGAGCCTGATCGCCGAGCTCGAGGAGTACGGCGTCATCAAGGGCGAGAACCGCGCCGGGACCAAGTACTACGACGAGACCGAGCGCGAGATCATCCGCGCGGTCACCGAGCTGGCGCGCTACGGCGTGGGCGGGCGCAACCTGCGCGCGTTCCGCACCAGCGCCGACCGCGAGGCCGCGCTGCTGCAGCAGATCCTGGCCCCGGCGCTGCGCTCGCGCAACGTCGAGCGGCGCAAGGAGGCCGTCGAGGCGCTGGAGAACCTGGCCGCCGTGACGACCCACCTCAAGCACCTGCTGCTGATCCGCGACCTGCGCAAGATCGTCGGATAG